In Massilia sp. METH4, the genomic window GCGCTGCCGGCGAGCCTGGACTTGAACGCCTTCGAGTATGCGTCGGTCTCGTACAACTTCCTGCGCGGCGCCGATTTCGACTCCGTGAATGCCGAGGCCACGATCACGTCGCTGACGCTGTCCGACCTGCCGCCCCCGGTGCCCGAGCCCTCCACCTACGCCATGCTGGGCCTCGGCCTGGCCGCGCTCGCGATGACGAAGCGCTGGCGCCGCGCGTAAGTTTCACTGCGCGTCGAACCGTTCAAACCTCCCCACCAGGAAATCCACGAACGTCCTGATCCGCGCCGACAGCTGATGCCGGTGCGGATACACCGCATACACGTCCGCATCCGGCGTGCGGTAGCCCGGCAGCACCTGCACCAGCCGCCCGCTGTGCAGGTAACGTTCGATATCCCACTCGGCGCGCATCAGGATGCCGTGCCCGTCCAGCGCCCAGTTCACGGCGATCTCGCCATCGTTCGTCGTCAGGTTGCCGCGTACTTTCACGGCGGTCGCATCGCGTTCGGCATCCCTGCCGCTGAACAGCCTCCACACACCGTAGGCCTCGTCGCCCTGCCGGATGGCGATGCAGTTGTGCCGCCCCAGCTCCGCCGGCGTCTTCGGTTCCCCATGCCGTGCCAGGTATTTCGGCGAGGCGCACAGCAGGCGGCGGTTGGCCGCCAGACGCCGGGCGATCACGCGCGTATCGGCCGGCGCCCCGAAGCGGATGCAGACATCGAACTGGTCGTCGGCCAGCGGGGGCGGGTCGACCGACAGTTGCAGCTGCACGTCCACCTCCGGGTAGCGCAGCACGTACTGCGAGATTGCCGGGGCGATGTGCAGCCTGCCGAAGCCCAGCGTGGCATTCACGCGCAACTGCCCTTTCGGCGTGCCCTTCGACTTCGTGAGCATCTGCTCCAGGTCGGCGATCTCCTGCAGGATGCGCTGGGCATGCTCCAGCAGCACTTCCCCTTCCGGCGTGAGACTCATGCGCCGCGTGGTGCGGTTCACCAGCGGCACGCCGATGCGCCCCTCCAGCAGCGCCAGCCGCTTGCTGACTGCCGAGGTGGTGATGCCCATCTCGCGCGCGGCCGCGCTCAGGCTGCCGCTGGTGGCCAGGGTCACCACGAACGTCAATTCCGCCGGCTGCAATCCCACTTCCATTCTCAACCTCCAGGTTAACAACGGATTGAGTTTAGCCGCGATTTTCGCGCCGGTCCACCCGCTACAGTAGCCTCACTTTCAATCCATTCACCAGGAGACACCATGAAGACGTACCAGATCGCAACCATTCCCGGCGACGGCATCGGCAAGGAAGTCGTGCCGGCCGGCCGCGAAGTGCTGGCCACGCTGGCGGCCGGCTCGGGCTCGTTCAAGTTCGAATTCGAGGACTTCGACTGGGGCGGCGACTATTACCGCCAGCACGGCGTGATGATGCCGGGGAACGGCCTCGACGCGCTGCGCGGCAAGGATGCGATCCTGTTCGGTTCCGCCGGCGACCCGGATATTCCCGACCACATCACGCTGTGGGGCCTGCGCCTGAAGATCTGCCAGGGCTTCGACCAGTACGCCAACGTGCGCCCGACGCGCATCCTGCCGGGCATCGACGCGCCGCTCAAGCGCTGCGCCCCGGAAGACCTGAACTGGGTGATCGTGCGTGAAAACTCCGAGGGCGAGTACTCGGGCGTCGGTGGCCGCGTGCACCAGGGCCACCCGATCGAAGCCGCGACCGACGTGTCGGTGATGACCCGCGTGGGCG contains:
- a CDS encoding LysR family transcriptional regulator, producing MEVGLQPAELTFVVTLATSGSLSAAAREMGITTSAVSKRLALLEGRIGVPLVNRTTRRMSLTPEGEVLLEHAQRILQEIADLEQMLTKSKGTPKGQLRVNATLGFGRLHIAPAISQYVLRYPEVDVQLQLSVDPPPLADDQFDVCIRFGAPADTRVIARRLAANRRLLCASPKYLARHGEPKTPAELGRHNCIAIRQGDEAYGVWRLFSGRDAERDATAVKVRGNLTTNDGEIAVNWALDGHGILMRAEWDIERYLHSGRLVQVLPGYRTPDADVYAVYPHRHQLSARIRTFVDFLVGRFERFDAQ